The following coding sequences are from one Paenibacillus stellifer window:
- a CDS encoding LLM class flavin-dependent oxidoreductase produces the protein MEIGLSTFVETTPDVVTGETVSHAQRIREVVEEIVLADQVGLDVFGVGEHHRRDYAASSPAVVLAAAASQTKHIRLTSAVTVLSSADPVRVFQDFATLDAISEGRAEIMAGRGSFIESFPLFGYDLEDYDELFDEKLELLLKIRESEKVTWKGGHRSAIQNLGVYPRPVQNPLPVWIGSGGNAESAVRSGLLGLPLVLAIIGGRPEQFAPIVQLYRRAAAQAGHDVSKLFVGSHSHGFIARTDEEAAEKFFPSTQAAMNVLGRERGWSHYDRSSFDAARSFEGALYVGDPETVAKKIVHLRKKVGVTRFMLHVPVGSMPHDEVLGAIELLGREVAPRVREEVARWEDSGSPGA, from the coding sequence GTGGAGATTGGCCTGAGCACGTTTGTAGAGACTACGCCCGATGTGGTGACCGGCGAGACGGTCAGCCATGCACAGCGGATCAGGGAGGTGGTGGAGGAGATTGTTCTGGCCGACCAAGTAGGCCTGGACGTATTTGGGGTCGGCGAGCATCATCGCCGGGATTATGCAGCATCTTCTCCTGCGGTGGTGCTCGCTGCGGCGGCTTCTCAGACGAAGCACATCCGGCTGACGAGCGCTGTAACGGTGCTGTCGTCGGCTGATCCGGTACGCGTCTTCCAGGATTTCGCGACACTGGACGCCATTTCAGAGGGCCGGGCAGAGATTATGGCTGGCCGGGGCTCCTTCATCGAATCGTTCCCGCTGTTCGGTTATGATCTGGAAGATTACGACGAGCTGTTCGACGAGAAGCTTGAGCTTCTGCTAAAAATCCGGGAATCGGAGAAGGTGACCTGGAAGGGCGGACACCGGTCGGCGATTCAGAACCTCGGCGTCTATCCCCGTCCGGTACAGAACCCGCTGCCGGTGTGGATCGGCAGCGGAGGCAATGCCGAGTCGGCGGTCCGCTCCGGACTGCTGGGCCTGCCGCTTGTGCTGGCGATTATCGGCGGCCGTCCCGAGCAGTTCGCGCCGATCGTGCAGCTCTACCGAAGAGCGGCGGCGCAGGCCGGCCATGACGTGTCCAAGCTATTCGTCGGCTCCCACTCGCACGGCTTCATTGCCCGCACCGACGAGGAGGCGGCGGAGAAGTTCTTCCCGTCTACCCAGGCGGCGATGAACGTACTGGGGCGGGAGCGGGGCTGGAGCCATTACGACCGTTCCAGCTTCGACGCCGCCCGCAGCTTCGAGGGCGCGCTGTATGTAGGCGACCCGGAGACGGTCGCGAAGAAGATCGTCCATCTGCGCAAGAAGGTCGGCGTCACGCGCTTCATGCTGCATGTGCCGGTCGGCTCGATGCCGCATGACGAAGTGCTGGGCGCCATCGAGCTGCTGGGGCGGGAGGTCGCGCCCCGTGTGCGGGAAGAGGTCGCCCGCTGGGAGGACTCGGGATCGCCGGGAGCCTGA
- a CDS encoding PQQ-binding-like beta-propeller repeat protein, with protein sequence MRRRFITAILFTSLLAAAVPGYASAGKTVTTLPSPTWTVSATGELGSVEGKPVEAAKLGLVYLHTKEEHATQTKVWLVETLKAFDAATGKLKWSANFADPGTFMEREARPYLVSPDGTVYVTFTDDVLGGGTQIYAVGPDGKRKWKLTLSAASGSLYRLSNGNLVFASEGKLDDNGNYTGASLTLIHKDGYKLRNVSYKGTAMAQGPRVLIQTNYGGGKGSHIEALDTSLKRVFVYQLPAGSYAEVGYDAVLSDGTALIRTNLPKTGNRLLGFSPGGKLLWGRDIAGNATVSSLGDVYGVFGNGKLAVYNTKGLVKSAAFQDKSEFFISLSLLQDDRIGLSFDGAAFHALDAKTLTPEYTVRLGEDDQFDFTYTGSGTGYVTKDGKLSRIDL encoded by the coding sequence ATGAGAAGAAGATTCATAACGGCGATACTATTTACTTCGCTGCTTGCTGCGGCGGTGCCGGGCTACGCTTCGGCCGGCAAGACCGTCACCACGCTGCCAAGCCCGACTTGGACCGTATCGGCCACCGGCGAGCTTGGCAGCGTGGAAGGGAAGCCTGTGGAGGCCGCCAAGCTGGGCTTGGTCTATCTCCATACGAAGGAAGAGCATGCGACGCAGACCAAGGTATGGCTGGTAGAGACGCTGAAGGCTTTTGACGCCGCTACCGGCAAGCTGAAATGGTCGGCCAATTTCGCCGATCCAGGCACATTTATGGAACGGGAAGCCCGCCCCTATCTGGTGTCGCCGGATGGGACCGTCTACGTGACTTTCACCGATGATGTGCTTGGGGGAGGCACCCAGATTTATGCGGTCGGTCCCGACGGCAAGCGGAAATGGAAGCTGACTCTGTCTGCCGCCAGCGGCAGCCTGTACCGTTTGTCGAACGGCAATCTCGTATTCGCCTCCGAGGGCAAGCTGGACGATAACGGCAATTACACCGGCGCTTCGCTTACCCTGATTCATAAGGATGGCTACAAGCTGCGGAACGTATCGTATAAGGGGACTGCGATGGCCCAAGGTCCGCGCGTGCTCATCCAGACGAACTACGGCGGAGGCAAGGGTTCGCACATAGAAGCGCTGGATACGTCGCTGAAGCGGGTATTTGTCTACCAGCTTCCTGCCGGTTCTTATGCGGAAGTCGGTTATGACGCCGTGCTGTCGGACGGCACGGCCCTGATCCGCACCAACCTGCCAAAGACCGGCAACCGCCTGCTTGGCTTCAGCCCCGGCGGCAAGCTGCTCTGGGGACGGGATATCGCGGGCAACGCAACCGTATCATCCCTCGGAGATGTCTACGGCGTCTTCGGAAACGGCAAGCTGGCGGTCTATAACACCAAAGGTCTTGTGAAGTCGGCCGCCTTCCAGGACAAGTCGGAGTTCTTCATCTCGCTGTCTCTGCTGCAGGATGACCGGATCGGGCTCAGCTTTGATGGCGCCGCCTTCCATGCGCTGGACGCGAAGACGCTCACGCCGGAGTATACGGTCAGACTCGGTGAAGACGACCAGTTCGATTTCACCTACACCGGCAGCGGCACCGGGTATGTGACGAAAGATGGCAAGCTGTCCAGAATCGACCTCTAA
- a CDS encoding GGDEF domain-containing protein yields the protein MKGITNVKLKARFFDFFLFFSSLFIAIYSAPLTVPVSSYLIALLMFWLFSTVYYRFKIITRSGTTAIEYGISYTWSFGVFTGPLGVFIFEFLYALTIYLYKKRTKKADPHEGLDMLYNIGSYALNGSICYFLFHWLYPFLEPYAFGYWLLMPLLTVLATLLANINLIITFSLSGEEDMIRNAKNMLKYGNLLDIGKVAITNTMLLFCLMERQWGMLLSLFLLNYVVSLSFYSKSQSIQDKHERDKFEQMAYRDFLTGAYNRAFMDQKMDELDRSDEIIGLVVMDIDNFKKINDSYNHTVGDGIIRHFANTLFSRLGPQDFLFRSGGEEFTVILRNRTYGQCMDWAEITLGSLENTLVDVEYGDRSIRVGYTASAGLYYFPVGKPDLMEKGYVQADHLLLKSKRLGRNRVSSQNAFIEEPS from the coding sequence TTGAAAGGAATAACGAACGTGAAGCTGAAAGCAAGGTTTTTTGACTTTTTTCTGTTTTTCTCCAGTCTGTTCATCGCCATCTATTCCGCTCCCTTGACTGTGCCAGTCTCTTCTTATCTCATTGCCTTGCTGATGTTCTGGCTGTTCTCGACCGTCTACTACCGGTTCAAGATCATTACCCGGAGCGGCACGACAGCCATCGAATACGGAATCAGCTACACCTGGTCCTTCGGTGTGTTTACCGGTCCGCTGGGCGTGTTTATTTTCGAATTCCTGTACGCTTTAACTATATATCTGTATAAAAAAAGAACCAAAAAAGCAGATCCCCACGAAGGGCTCGACATGCTCTACAACATCGGCTCCTACGCCCTGAACGGCTCCATCTGTTATTTCCTGTTCCACTGGCTGTACCCGTTTCTCGAGCCCTATGCCTTCGGCTATTGGCTGCTCATGCCGTTGCTGACCGTGCTGGCGACCCTCCTGGCCAATATCAATCTCATCATCACCTTTTCGCTTTCGGGCGAAGAAGATATGATCCGCAATGCCAAGAACATGCTGAAATACGGCAATCTGCTCGATATCGGAAAGGTCGCGATCACCAACACGATGCTGTTATTCTGCCTGATGGAGAGACAGTGGGGCATGCTGCTCTCCCTGTTCCTGCTCAATTATGTCGTCAGTCTGTCCTTTTACTCCAAATCGCAGAGCATTCAGGACAAGCATGAGCGGGATAAGTTCGAGCAGATGGCTTACCGCGACTTTCTCACCGGCGCATATAACCGGGCCTTCATGGACCAGAAGATGGATGAGCTCGACCGCTCGGACGAAATTATCGGGCTTGTGGTGATGGACATCGACAATTTCAAAAAAATCAACGACAGCTACAACCATACAGTCGGCGACGGGATCATCCGGCATTTCGCGAATACCCTCTTCTCCCGCCTCGGCCCGCAGGATTTCCTCTTCCGCAGCGGCGGCGAGGAGTTCACCGTCATTCTGCGGAACCGCACCTACGGCCAATGCATGGACTGGGCTGAAATTACGCTGGGCAGCCTGGAGAATACGCTGGTCGATGTGGAATACGGAGATCGGAGCATCCGGGTCGGATATACGGCATCGGCGGGGCTGTATTACTTCCCTGTCGGAAAGCCGGATCTGATGGAAAAAGGGTATGTTCAAGCCGACCATCTCCTGCTGAAATCCAAACGGCTCGGCCGCAACCGGGTATCCTCGCAGAATGCGTTCATCGAAGAGCCCTCCTGA